CATCTGATTTTCTGAGTCCTGCTGTATCAGTTAATATCACGGGAACGCCGTTAATAATTATGCTCTCATTGATAATATCGCGGGTTGTGCCGGGAATGTCCGTAACAATTGCGCGGTTTTTGCCGAGTAAAGCATTTAGCAGCGACGATTTGCCGACATTAGGAGACCCAGCAATAACGACTCTTACTCCTTCATTTAACAGCATACCAGCTGAACAACGCGAGATTAAATTTTCAAGCTCATTAATGACACCTTCAAGCCGTAATAAAATATCGCTCTCGTAAATTTCGCCCTCCGGAAAGTCTAAGCCGATTTCAATACTTCCCTGAATGTCTAAAATTTTGTCGTGGATATTATGAGCAATTTTTGATAATTCGCCGTTGAGAGTTCTTGCTGCTGCGTGAAGTGCTTCAATGCTGCGTGATTTAATGAGCGTTAAGACTCCTTCAGCTTGTGATAAATCGATTCGGCCGTTAATGAATGCGCGTCGTGTAAATTCTCCGGGGTCTGCTGGTCTTGCGCCGTTTTTGAGCAATAAATCAAGACATAACCGGGCGATTAATATTCCCCCGTGAGTGTGAATTTCTGCGAGATTTTCACCTGTATACGTGTTAGGAGCGTTGAATCTCACAGCCAAGACTCTATCTATAATATTTTGCGAGTCGTCCAATAAATTTGTTAAATATAATTTTCCGGGAGTATCAAAATTTTTGCGGGATAAGATTTTCCCGGAAATAGTAAAAGCGTCGAGCCCGGAGACTCTTATTATTGCGATTCCTCCTTCGCCCAACGCTGTAGAGATTGCCGCTATAGTATCGTTCACGCTGTCTGCGCCCTCAGCCAAGCCTCTGCACCTGCACGACTGCTGACTTTTCCTGTACCTACTGCCATATCGAGACCGTCAAGAAGTTCACCGACTCTGCGTCCCGGTTTCATGTTTAAGAGCGTCATTACTTCACGGCCGGTCATGTAGCGTGTAGAGCCTTCTGTTTGCAGCCTTACATTATTGAATCTGCGTAGAACCTGCTTTAAATTCCATGAGTTATTATCAAGAACGTCGCTGTATTCTTCCGCGAAACCTCCTGCATAAGCAACAGATTTTGCAAATTGAAGAGCTACTTCTATTGCATCGCGTGAAAATTCGAGAACGTCCTCACAGAATTTTTCTTCTGATACGGGGTTATAAAAAGTTTTGTAGCTGTCGAGAGTTGCAATTACTTCATCAATAGTTTCTGACGGGATATTCCAGCGTGTCATATAATCAGTTATTCTGCGGTCTGTTAGCTTTGTTCTGTCTGAGCCGTCAAGAGTCTTAGTGCCGATATGCTGGAAGAGTCCGGACAAGACAAAAGAGTCGCTCTGCATTAATTTATTTGTGTCGAGGCGTGACTCAATTACTTGCAGGACTGTCAAAACATGCTGATAAAGATTGCTGCCTTTACCGTCGGGAATATATTTAAGTTCGTCAAGCTCCTTCAGGAAATAGGGCAATAATCTATAATCGTCGCACATTTTTATGAATCTGTGAGGCCGTCTGCTGAGTCCCTTCATGATTTCGCGTCCCCAGCGTTCTTGGGGAATATCCTTCATTCTATCTGCGTGAACGTCTAAAAATTTTCTTACGTCGGTGTCGCTCTTCCAGAAAATATCCATCTCAAATTCAGCAGCAAAACGGAGCATACGCAAAATTCTCAACGGGTCAGCCTCGATTAATTCGACATTATCGCCGGTGAGTCTAATAACTTTATTGCGAATATCGAATCTGCCTCCGAATGGGTCAATCATTCCGCCGTCAGAACGTATAGCAATAGCTTCA
This sequence is a window from Synergistaceae bacterium. Protein-coding genes within it:
- a CDS encoding CCA tRNA nucleotidyltransferase, giving the protein MRNYLDVLEKVEETGTKAWLVGDTVRMLEMGIQPEIITLAVDSDDMYGISKALGTGTVDSRGPFPALRGEIMSVPFRAFGLRGATIEDDLAFRDLSIEAIAIRSDGGMIDPFGGRFDIRNKVIRLTGDNVELIEADPLRILRMLRFAAEFEMDIFWKSDTDVRKFLDVHADRMKDIPQERWGREIMKGLSRRPHRFIKMCDDYRLLPYFLKELDELKYIPDGKGSNLYQHVLTVLQVIESRLDTNKLMQSDSFVLSGLFQHIGTKTLDGSDRTKLTDRRITDYMTRWNIPSETIDEVIATLDSYKTFYNPVSEEKFCEDVLEFSRDAIEVALQFAKSVAYAGGFAEEYSDVLDNNSWNLKQVLRRFNNVRLQTEGSTRYMTGREVMTLLNMKPGRRVGELLDGLDMAVGTGKVSSRAGAEAWLRAQTA
- the mnmE gene encoding tRNA uridine-5-carboxymethylaminomethyl(34) synthesis GTPase MnmE, translated to MAEGADSVNDTIAAISTALGEGGIAIIRVSGLDAFTISGKILSRKNFDTPGKLYLTNLLDDSQNIIDRVLAVRFNAPNTYTGENLAEIHTHGGILIARLCLDLLLKNGARPADPGEFTRRAFINGRIDLSQAEGVLTLIKSRSIEALHAAARTLNGELSKIAHNIHDKILDIQGSIEIGLDFPEGEIYESDILLRLEGVINELENLISRCSAGMLLNEGVRVVIAGSPNVGKSSLLNALLGKNRAIVTDIPGTTRDIINESIIINGVPVILTDTAGLRKSDDVIESEGIKLAQSAINDSDICLYVIDSSRELNNDEKIFIDSLNDRSIIILNKSDLTQVNQQINSEREQISISAKNLTGLDELKALIYRIACKDSLLSSGLNTSAGQLETLNSALDSLRNARDSIINCMGEDITAGLLNSARLDLLRVLGLDPSDELLDSMFSRFCVGK